One genomic window of Quercus robur chromosome 6, dhQueRobu3.1, whole genome shotgun sequence includes the following:
- the LOC126732941 gene encoding thioredoxin-like protein AAED1, chloroplastic isoform X7, protein MDVRASTSPFSPNIADTLGDVNIFTAAGDPVFFKDLWDQNQGIAVVALLRHFGCPCSWELASALKEAKPKFDAAGVKLVAIGVGTPDKARILADRLILLPDIQLPFPMDCLYADPERKAYDILGLYYGFGRTFFTPAIAKVFSRFGALQKAVKNYTIKAIADDKSSVLQQGGMFVFKGKQLLYARKDEGTGDHAPLDDIFDVCCKVPVA, encoded by the exons ATGGATGTGAGGGCCTCCACTTCGCCGTTCAGCCCAAATATCGCTGACACCCTCGGTGATGTTAACATTTTCACCGCTGCTGGTGACCCCGTCTTCTTCAAGGACCTCTGGGATCAGAAccag gGAATAGCTGTTGTTGCACTTTTGAGGCACTTTGGATGCCCTTGCAG TTGGGAACTTGCTTCTGCTCTGAAAGAAGCGAAACCAAAATTCGACGCAGCTGGTGTCAAATTGGTGGCAATTGGCGTTGGCACTCCTGACAAAGCTCGGATTCTTGCAGACCGG CTGATTCTTCTCCCTGATATTCAGTTACCATTTCCAATGGATTGCCTCTATGCCGATCCTGAGCGCAAG GCTTATGACATTTTGGGCTTATACTATGGTTTTGGCCGTACATTTTTCACTCCGGCTATT GCCAAGGTGTTCTCAAGATTTGGGGCTCTGCAGAAGGCAGTAAAGAACTATACCATTAAAGCCATCGCAGATGATAAAAGTAGTGTACTGCAACAG ggAGGGATGTTTGTCTTTAAAGGGAAGCAGTTGCTGTATGCACGGAAAGATGAAGGAACAGGTGATCATGCCCCTTTAGATGATATTTTTGATGTCTGCTGCAAAGTTCCAGTTGCATAA
- the LOC126732941 gene encoding thioredoxin-like protein AAED1, chloroplastic isoform X8 has protein sequence MDVRASTSPFSPNIADTLGDVNIFTAAGDPVFFKDLWDQNQGIAVVALLRHFGCPCSWELASALKEAKPKFDAAGVKLVAIGVGTPDKARILADRLPFPMDCLYADPERKAYDILGLYYGFGRTFFTPAIAKVFSRFGALQKAVKNYTIKAIADDKSSVLQQGGMFVFKGKQLLYARKDEGTGDHAPLDDIFDVCCKVPVA, from the exons ATGGATGTGAGGGCCTCCACTTCGCCGTTCAGCCCAAATATCGCTGACACCCTCGGTGATGTTAACATTTTCACCGCTGCTGGTGACCCCGTCTTCTTCAAGGACCTCTGGGATCAGAAccag gGAATAGCTGTTGTTGCACTTTTGAGGCACTTTGGATGCCCTTGCAG TTGGGAACTTGCTTCTGCTCTGAAAGAAGCGAAACCAAAATTCGACGCAGCTGGTGTCAAATTGGTGGCAATTGGCGTTGGCACTCCTGACAAAGCTCGGATTCTTGCAGACCGG TTACCATTTCCAATGGATTGCCTCTATGCCGATCCTGAGCGCAAG GCTTATGACATTTTGGGCTTATACTATGGTTTTGGCCGTACATTTTTCACTCCGGCTATT GCCAAGGTGTTCTCAAGATTTGGGGCTCTGCAGAAGGCAGTAAAGAACTATACCATTAAAGCCATCGCAGATGATAAAAGTAGTGTACTGCAACAG ggAGGGATGTTTGTCTTTAAAGGGAAGCAGTTGCTGTATGCACGGAAAGATGAAGGAACAGGTGATCATGCCCCTTTAGATGATATTTTTGATGTCTGCTGCAAAGTTCCAGTTGCATAA